CAACTTCGGTTGCTTTTTCTAACCAGTAAATAATTTTTTCAATGGCATTGTTATACATACCGCCCAACATGTATTTTTTCTCTACTACTTTACCGTTTTCTTTTACCACTTTGCTGTTTAAGCCATAGCTTGGATTTTCTTTTTTGGATTTATCAATCATTGCGGCGTAAAAGTCTGTTACTTCTTTTTGAGTAACCCCTTCATACATATTAACCGCTGAATTAAGAATTAAATCCTTATCAGAATCCAAACTCACTTTTTTGGCAGCAAGTTCCGGGTTATAGATTATATCCAAAATGAATTTGCTGAATTCTTCTTTTTTTAAACCATTAATTAAGGGCAGCGCACTTTCATCAACCGCATTTATCAATTTTGCAAAATATTCTTGACTGCAATCCGGTGTAAATTTATCCATGCTGTAGTGATGGTGAATGCCATTACTAAAGAAAAATCTTTTCGCGTACACTAAAAAGTTATCGTATTCCGTATTCTTTTCTTCGTTTTTCGTGTTATTCAAAATAACTTCCAATGTGCGGCGAATGGTTAAATTGTATTTGTAATTCTGATCATAAATAATATCTCTTCCCGATAATGCTGCTTCGTATAAATAATAAAGTAAGGTTTTAATCTGTAAAGGAAGTTTATCAAAATCTTTTACTTCATAACGCAAAACTCTTAAATCTGCAAATTTATCGGCTTCATAAACAAAAGTTTCTTCAACCGGACTTGTTACAACACTGTCCTTTTTCAAATTTGCCTTTAATGCTTCTAATTCGTTTTGAGAAGATGAGCAGGCATTTAATAAAAATACAATAGCTAAAAGTTTTACAATGTTATTCATAGGATTTGATTTTTTTGCATCGCAAGAATACGTAATATTTAAAACAATGGCAAGAAAATTGAACGGGTAAATTGGGGGATTTTAGCTGATAAAACAAAAAAACCGCGATTAACGCGGCTTTTTGAATGGGGCAGTTAAATTACTTTACTGCTTTGCTTTTTTCTTTGTGTTTAATGACCTGTGATTTGATAGCCTCTACAGCTAAATCGGTTGCTTCTTCAAAGCTGGCGCATTGTTTTTTTGAGAAAAATTCATGCCCCTTGCCCAGCATTTTTATTTCTGCAATTTTGTTGGCCGAATTCTCATTTTTTTCCAATTTGAGTATGATTTCGCTGTTAATGATTCCGTCATAAAAAGTAGAAACTTTACTTACTTTTTCATTAATAAACTCGATTAGTTTTTTGTCTGCATCAAAGTGCACTGATTGAATGTTGATTGTCATAATTTATTCCTCCTTTTTCTTTTATTAATTACTCACCCGACCTAGGGTGAGCTTGTTT
This window of the Sphingobacteriaceae bacterium genome carries:
- the raiA gene encoding ribosome-associated translation inhibitor RaiA gives rise to the protein MTINIQSVHFDADKKLIEFINEKVSKVSTFYDGIINSEIILKLEKNENSANKIAEIKMLGKGHEFFSKKQCASFEEATDLAVEAIKSQVIKHKEKSKAVK